From a single Brassica napus cultivar Da-Ae chromosome C9, Da-Ae, whole genome shotgun sequence genomic region:
- the LOC106407808 gene encoding scarecrow-like protein 28: protein MLAGCSSSSLLSPTRRLRSEAVAATVSVHFPMNTQRLDLPCSSSFSRKEPIERKSGGCSLKQSIKLPPLATTRGNTEGFSWNNDNNIVKKKKKSLKRFAEENKEDKSCLSRVKRQRGGDDDHNRGFWFEHLTTQNSSQALPFSLTCSGDDYEEKVWFAPSEVISQPLQSNNPNWANSVITTELAGLGDKDIDSSSRPAAVKEASGSSTSASSDSRHRVPEPTNGSRNQYSHGGGNTEERTINNNHMNDSQRDFELVNLLTGCLEAIRTRNIAAINHLIARTGELASPRGTTPMTRLISYYTEALALRVSRMWPHIFHIAPPREFERTLEDDDAWRFLNQATPIPKFIHYTANEMLLRAFEGRERVHIIDFDIKQGLQWPSFFQSLASRSNPPRHVRITGVGESKLELNETGDRLHGFAEAMNLPFEFHPVVDRLEDVRLWMLHVKEGEAVAVNCLMQMHKTLYDDGTGGAAFRNFVGLVRSTNPVAVVIAEQEAEHDSAQLETRVCNSLKYYSAVFDVMHTHLRADSLMRVKIEEVLFGREIRNIVACEGSHRQGRHVGFGQWRRMMEQLGFRSLGVSEREVLQSKMLLRMYGDGDEGFFNVERSAEDGDGGGVTLRWLEQPLYTISAWGIGGSSSF from the coding sequence ATGTTGGCAGGTTGTTCAAGTTCATCATTGTTGTCACCGACCCGAAGACTAAGGAGTGAAGCAGTAGCAGCAACAGTTTCAGTACATTTTCCCATGAACACACAGAGACTGGACTTACCCTGCAGCAGTAGCTTCTCCCGCAAGGAACCGATTGAGCGCAAGAGCGGTGGATGTTCCCTTAAGCAAAGCATAAAGCTTCCACCTTTGGCAACAACAAGAGGAAACACAGAAGGGTTTTCATGGAACAACGACAACAAcatagtgaagaagaagaagaagagtttgaaGAGATTTGCGGAGGAGAACAAGGAAGACAAGTCTTGTCTGAGCAGAGTGAAGAGGCAAAGAGGCGGAGATGATGATCACAACAGGGGTTTCTGGTTTGAACATCTCACCACGCAGAACTCATCTCAAGCATTACCCTTTTCCTTGACATGTTCAGGTGATGACTATGAAGAAAAGGTTTGGTTTGCGCCAAGCGAAGTGATCTCTCAGCCTTTACAGAGTAATAATCCAAACTGGGCTAACTCGGTGATAACCACCGAGTTAGCTGGTTTAGGCGATAAGGACATTGACAGTAGTAGCCGTCCTGCAGCAGTTAAAGAAGCTTCAGGATCATCAACAAGCGCATCATCAGACAGTCGACACAGAGTACCAGAACCCACAAATGGTTCACGGAATCAATATTCACACGGAGGAGGCAACACGGAGGAAAGGACCATCAACAACAATCACATGAACGACTCGCAGAGAGATTTCGAGCTTGTGAATCTGCTCACTGGATGCTTAGAAGCAATCAGAACAAGAAACATAGCAGCCATTAACCATCTCATTGCAAGAACAGGTGAACTTGCTTCTCCTAGAGGAACAACACCAATGACTCGACTCATATCTTACTACACAGAAGCTTTGGCTCTAAGAGTTTCACGTATGTGGCCTCACATCTTCCACATCGCACCGCCTCGCGAGTTCGAAAGAACCCTCGAGGACGACGACGCATGGAGGTTCTTGAACCAAGCGACACCGATCCCAAAGTTCATTCACTACACAGCCAACGAGATGCTACTCAGAGCGTTcgaagggagagagagagttcaCATCATCGACTTCGACATCAAGCAAGGCTTACAATGGCCCAGCTTCTTCCAAAGCCTAGCTTCAAGGTCAAACCCACCGCGACACGTGCGCATCACGGGCGTCGGAGaatcaaaactcgagctcaaCGAGACGGGAGACCGTCTTCACGGGTTCGCAGAGGCGATGAATCTCCCGTTCGAGTTTCATCCCGTCGTTGATAGACTCGAGGACGTTAGGCTGTGGATGCTTCACGTCAAGGAAGGCGAAGCCGTCGCTGTGAACTGCCTCATGCAGATGCACAAGACGCTTTACGACGACGGGACAGGAGGAGCCGCGTTTAGGAACTTCGTGGGTTTGGTCAGAAGCACGAACCCAGTCGCGGTCGTTATAGCCGAACAGGAAGCGGAACACGACTCGGCGCAGCTCGAGACGCGTGTCTGTAACTCGCTCAAGTACTACTCGGCGGTTTTTGACGTGATGCACACGCATCTCCGTGCGGATAGCTTGATGAGAGTCAAGATCGAGGAGGTTTTGTTCGGGAGAGAGATCAGGAACATTGTAGCGTGCGAAGGAAGTCATCGGCAAGGGAGGCATGTGGGTTTTGGGCAGTGGAGGAGGATGATGGAGCAGTTAGGGTTCAGGAGTCTCGGAGTCTCAGAGAGAGAGGTTTTGCAGAGCAAGATGCTGCTTAGGATGTATGGAGATGG
- the LOC106411309 gene encoding RHOMBOID-like protein 2 has protein sequence MANRDSERGEGKQNNTNYSYDESSSDTHWTSWLVPLIVVANLAVFIAVMFVNDCPKKIIGPNKACVARFLGRFSFQPLRENPLFGPSSSTLERMGALEWRKVVHEHQGWRLVTCVWLHAGILHLLTNMLSLIFIGIRLEQQFGFIRVGLIYLISGLGGSILSSLFLQESISVGASGALFGLLGAMLSELLTNWTIYANKAAALFTLLFIIAINLGLGLLPRVDNFAHIGGFITGFCLGFILLVRPQHGWESSRTNTSLTKRKYSIYQYVLFIVAVLLLVVCLTVGSVMLFKGENGNKHCKWCHRLSCFPTSKWTC, from the exons atGGCGAACAGAGATTCGGAGAGAGGAGAAGGGAAGCAGAACAACACCAACTATTCCTATGACGAAAGCTCCAGCGATACTCATTGGACTTCGTGGCTCGTTCCACTGATCGTCGTGGCGAATCTCGCCGTCTTTATCGCCGTTATGTTCGTCAACGACTGTCCCAAGAAGATCATCGGACCAAACAAAGCTTGTGTCGCTAGATTCCTCGGAAGATTCTCTTTTCAGCCCCTTAGAGAGAATCCCCTCTTTGGCCCTTCTTCCTCTAC ATTGGAGAGAATGGGAGCGTTGGAGTGGAGGAAAGTAGTACATGAGCATCAAGGATGGAGACTCGTCACTTGTGTGTGGCTACACGCTGGTATCCTTCATCTTCTTACCAATATGTTGAGTTTGATCTTCATCGGTATCCGCCTTGAGCAGCAGTTTGGCTTCA TAAGAGTCGGGCTTATCTACTTAATCTCTGGTCTCGGTGGAAGCATACTCTCCTCTCTTTTCCTTCAAGAAAGTATCTCTGTTGGTGCTTCTGGTGCTCTCTTTGGACTTCTTGGAGCTATGTTGTCTGAACTTCTCACCAATTGGACTATCTATGCTAACAAG gcgGCTGCTTTGTTCACACTCCTATTCATCATAGCGATCAACTTAGGACTAGGCTTGCTTCCTCGGGTTGACAATTTCGCGCATATAGGAGGGTTTATAACCGGGTTCTGCCTCGGTTTTATCCTCCTTGTCCGGCCACAGCACGGTTGGGAAAGTTCCCGCACCAACACTTCCCTTACCAAACGCAAGTATAGCATCTACCAGTACGTTCTGTTCATAGTTGCAGTCCTTCTACTTGTGGTTTGTTTAACTGTTGGATCAGTGATGCTTTTCAAAGGAGAGAATGGTAACAAACATTGCAAATGGTGTCATCGCCTCAGCTGTTTCCCCACTTCGAAATGGACCTgttaa